The Candidatus Rokuibacteriota bacterium genome includes a region encoding these proteins:
- a CDS encoding DUF433 domain-containing protein, translating to MTPLSQVLHSDPDILGGTPVFVGTRVPVQSLFDYLEGGETLDEFLRQFPSVKREQAVAALDLARDSLLGGARSS from the coding sequence ATGACGCCGCTCAGCCAAGTGCTCCACAGCGATCCCGACATCCTCGGGGGAACGCCGGTCTTCGTCGGCACGCGTGTCCCGGTGCAGTCCCTCTTCGACTACCTCGAGGGGGGCGAAACCCTCGACGAGTTTCTCCGGCAGTTCCCATCGGTAAAGCGCGAGCAGGCCGTCGCTGCGCTCGACCTCGCACGCGACTCGCTCCTGGGCGGTGCGCGTT